atgattaCAAGAAACACATTTTGGCTTCTGCTGATGCAGCTGGTGTTGTTAGTAAGCATTGATCACAACTCATTCTATTGCATagtacatatatatatatatatattcattataaTACCACTAATACCAATGCAACTGTATTATAGATTTCGTTATCTCTCAATTGTACTGTCTCCTGCGTATTTTATCTTTAGTTGcaccaaaatcaaaaagattGCGATTGATGTACAATTACTACTATACAAGCATATAAACTGTCAACATATTATGGTAACTAGTCTATTTTCGTTCAAAGCGAAGGTTGGTATAGGTCTATTTTTGTCATATACCTCATTCGAGGTTTACATGCATCTAAGAACGAAACAGATTATATCGCAAAGGAAACAGGAATATGAAAAGTTCAGTAATTCCTTGGATACAAATTCTATAGATAAAGATGTTGATTTTAGCAAATTCAAGTCGGCTACGGTTGCTGGTATGTTTGTTAATCCGTTTGATGAATATAGGCCTCAGACTGCATTTGAATTCCTACTTGTTCGAATCATGGAAGTGTTCGAAAGTCTTTATGGAAATCTGATTGAATTGCATAGGAAAGTAACCGAAGAAGGTGCTAGTGATGTCGAAGGAGTGTTGCAGTCATATAAACCTGATCTAGAATTAATCAGACAAAACtctatattatttcaagaatGCATAAgtagaaataatttcaagaacTTAACAAGTACATATAATGGATGGCTTAATGTTTTTCCCACAAAATCACTACCACCTTTAGGGCACCAAATGATATTCACTTGGTTAGGACAATCCTGCTCATTAGTGCAAATTTCTGGTATAAACTTCTTAACAGACCCAATTTTAAGTAAGCATCTAATAGCTGAGTCTTTCGGCCCGAAGAGATTAATGGAATCTTCAATGTCTTTTGAAGATATCAAATACGCTACCAATAACAACATTAACTTTACATTGGTATCGCATGATCATCCAGACCATTTAGAAATGAATGTTGTTAGGAAAATTGGCAATTCAACTACTTGGATCTTGCCATTGGGGTTAAAAAAGAAGTTTGCCAGAAATGGCATATATAACGTTATTGAAATGGATTGGTGGGATTCCGTACCATTAAATCAGTACATAAGTAATGAAGCTAATTTGACAGATAATTATGAGGTTGTATGTGTCCCAGCTATGCATTGGTCTGGGAGGTACATTTTTGACTCGAATACCACGTTATGGTGTTCATATATAATCAAACGTAACGGAGAAgcattattatatcatGCGGGTGATACGGGTTATCTGAAGGAactatttaaaattatcgGTGCAAAGTACTCTCCAATAAATTTGTCTTTATTGCCTATAGGACAATACTGTCCGTCATGGCATCAGAAACCTAGACATATTTCGCCACAAGAGTCACTACAAATCTGTGAATGCGTCTCTTCAAAATTCATGATGGGAATCCATTGGGGGACTTTCAAGCTTAGTAGTGAACCTATCCTAGAGCCAAAGCATTTATTAGAACAATATGCTGCCATTATGGGGAAATCTGACAGCTATAGAGCACCACACTTAGGACTAACTTACGTTTACgatttagaaaaaaaaagCATTGAAGAACGctgatatatatacaaatcCTTACATGATTTATCGGTATTTATTACCTATTATTATAACATACAAGAAAGCTAAAAACTGACATTCTTCTCGAATTGTATTTacatctttttcaattttcacctctttcaatttttctccGTACCAATGCAGTTTCCTATTATACAGCCAGCTGACACCGGCATCTATTCATTTCTGTAAATAGCTCTCAATTTAGCTTGTTGCGAGTGCATCATGGCTCTTTGGTATGCTTGGAAATCTGCGTCCGATCTGATCACAGATCCAATAGACATAAACAAACCAAATGTACCGACTGAACCCATGATATATTGACCTAATGTTCTCATCACACCATTTGGTCCAGCACCATTTTGTAAGATAGAAAACCCTCCAAATAAGACACCAACACAGACTCCCACAGTGGAACCCATTATGGCACccattttgaatttttcaaagtttgACGGTTGCTGAGCAGcatattgatattgttgaACAGGTGGCATTATTACGAGATATTATTCACGATGTATCCGTATCAATTTATAGGCGGAATTCTGATAACTTAAGTAATTAGTTTCGTAGTTCGACTACTCTTTCAATCAGGAGTaagtaaattttttatcaaCACATTTTTGGTAAATCGTGCACGACCTTCCAGCCAACTATGATCAGCGTAAAAACCATGGAATTATTATGGGTTGAACAGCAATTTAAGTAAAGCTTAACGTTAACAGCATAAATTATCATAATGGGTTCATCAGCTTCTAAACCAGAGACTAAAGTCTTCACTCCATCAACACCAATTGATTTCAGTGCATCATTTTTGTCCCAGTTGGAAAACTCGTCGGAAGTGAGTATTTATCCATATACAGCTTAGATTTAAAGTAAAATACTAACCTTAATAGTCTGATTATTCTCGTGCCCAATAcactgaaaaatatattcagGATAGAGTTGCTGCAGAATTAAGGAAACTAGAACAAGAAACAGTCAAAAACTTCCAATCAGTAAcaaatgattcattaattcaagACAACAAGCCGGGGTTATCAGTCAATGCATCGAATGAAAAGCTCGAAAAATTAACCAAGATCTTAGAAGAGAATGTTAAGTTGGCCAAGGTTGAAGTCAGCAAAGATGTGCAAGAAGCCAGAGGAGAAGTTATCAAATGTTTGAAGGATAATAAGGGAAAAAGCTTGAACTGCTGGGACGAAGTTGAAG
This is a stretch of genomic DNA from Debaryomyces hansenii CBS767 chromosome G complete sequence. It encodes these proteins:
- a CDS encoding DEHA2G09240p (similar to uniprot|Q02883 Saccharomyces cerevisiae YPL103C FMP30), giving the protein MQSYYRFRYLSIVSSPAYFIFSCTKIKKIAIDVQLLLYKHINCQHIMVTSLFSFKAKVGIGLFLSYTSFEVYMHLRTKQIISQRKQEYEKFSNSLDTNSIDKDVDFSKFKSATVAGMFVNPFDEYRPQTAFEFLLVRIMEVFESLYGNSIELHRKVTEEGASDVEGVLQSYKPDLELIRQNSILFQECISRNNFKNLTSTYNGWLNVFPTKSLPPLGHQMIFTWLGQSCSLVQISGINFLTDPILSKHLIAESFGPKRLMESSMSFEDIKYATNNNINFTLVSHDHPDHLEMNVVRKIGNSTTWILPLGLKKKFARNGIYNVIEMDWWDSVPLNQYISNEANLTDNYEVVCVPAMHWSGRYIFDSNTTLWCSYIIKRNGEALLYHAGDTGYSKELFKIIGAKYSPINLSLLPIGQYCPSWHQKPRHISPQESLQICECVSSKFMMGIHWGTFKLSSEPILEPKHLLEQYAAIMGKSDSYRAPHLGLTYVYDLEKKSIEER
- a CDS encoding DEHA2G09262p (similar to uniprot|Q02889 Saccharomyces cerevisiae YPL098c unknown function) — translated: MPPVQQYQYAAQQPSNFEKFKMGAIMGSTVGVCVGVLFGGFSILQNGAGPNGVMRTLGQYIMGSVGTFGLFMSIGSVIRSDADFQAYQRAMMHSQQAKLRAIYRNE
- a CDS encoding DEHA2G09284p (no similarity), translated to MIIYAVNVKLYLNCCSTHNNSMVFTSIIVGWKVVHDLPKMC
- a CDS encoding DEHA2G09306p (similar to uniprot|P43594 Saccharomyces cerevisiae YFR011C), producing MGSSASKPETKVFTPSTPIDFSASFLSQLENSSESDYSRAQYTEKYIQDRVAAELRKLEQETVKNFQSVTNDSLIQDNKPGLSVNASNEKLEKLTKILEENVKLAKVEVSKDVQEARGEVIKCLKDNKGKSLNCWDEVEAFTKLIKEL